The Manihot esculenta cultivar AM560-2 chromosome 1, M.esculenta_v8, whole genome shotgun sequence genome has a window encoding:
- the LOC122724950 gene encoding receptor-like protein EIX2, protein MSNASISGNIPDWFENISSNIVGLDLSYNQLFGTLPTFRKLNTTDANEYRIIVLKSNQFDGFLTCSHFDATILDISNNLLHGQIPQNLSEMMPSLRLLSLSNNYLNGTVPATLCWIESLQILDLSNNHLSGRIPSCWGNLPSLTVIDFSSNILSGDVPMSLGSQESLVSLHLENNTLQGKIPMSLRNLESLETLDLSMNSFDGFIPWWIGESLSSLKVLSVHSNKFEGEIPLQLCYLASLRILNLANNVMTGTIPTCFGNFTAIAMHEQKGHWEYYSNAVPYVGFVRGYGENVQVYVKGIELEYTSTLRFLYSIDLSGNNFVGEIPQELMNLSGLQNLNLSTNKLDGHIPWNIAFLI, encoded by the exons atgtctaatgcaagcatctcaGGTAACATCCCTGACTGGTTTGAAAATATTTCTTCCAATATTGTAGGATTGGATTTATCTTATAATCAGTTGTTTGGGACCTTGCCAACTTTCAGAAAACTGAACACAACTGATGCTAACGAATATAGGATCATAGTGTTGAAATCTAACCAGTTTGATGGTTTTTTAACCTGTTCTCATTTTGATGCAACCATATTGGATATCTCCAACAACTTGCTCCACGGCCAGATTCCCCAGAATCTCAGTGAAATGATGCCAAGTCTGCGACTCTTATCCCTCTCCAACAACTACTTGAATGGTACCGTTCCAGCTACTTTATGCTGGATTGAATCTTTACAAATTCTTGATCTTTCGAATAATCATCTATCAGGAAGAATACCTTCATGTTGGGGAAATTTGCCAAGTTTAACTGTGATTGATTTTTCAAGTAATATACTGAGTGGTGATGTTCCAATGTCCTTGGGTTCTCAAGAGTCGCTTGTTTCCCTGCATCTGGAAAACAATACTCTGCAAGGAAAGATCCCAATGTCATTAAGGAATCTAGAATCCTTGGAGACTCTTGATCTTAGCATGAATTCTTTTGATGGTTTTATTCCTTGGTGGATAGGTGAGAGCCTATCTTCTCTGAAAGTACTGAGTGTTCACTCCAATAAATTTGAAGGTGAGATTCCTCTGCAGCTTTGCTACCTTGCTTCTCTTCGCATATTGAACTTGGCAAATAACGTGATGACTGGAACCATACCTACTTGTTTTGGCAATTTCACTGCAATTGCTATGCATGAGCAGAAGGGGCATTGGGAATATTACTCTAATGCTGTACCCTATGTGGGTTTTGTAAGAGGCTATGGTGAGAATGTGCAGGTTTATGTCAAAGGAATAGAGCTTGAATATACTAGCACACTTCGATTTCTGTATTCCATTGACCTTTCAGGAAATAACTTTGTTGGAGAAATTCCCCAGGAGTTGATGAATCTTTCAGGTCTACAGAACCTGAATCTATCTACGAACAAATTGGATGGACATATCCCTTGGAACATTG CATTTCTGATTTGA
- the LOC122725074 gene encoding receptor-like protein 30, whose translation MGTSTANVVEILALLILLQSVSSICNGDNFNGSCIKTEREALVKFKSSLLNNSNSLPSWVGDDCCRWHGVTCDDITGHVVKLVLSRASELVLSQASIMGNISLHLGNLSKLQNLDLSLNPSLAINSLHFPSSLKYLNLSFVLLDKCDNWLQSINMLPSLLELELWNCELSIIGDVSHVNFTSLEVLRLDWNNFHSTIPSWLYNITKLQNLDLYSSAFRGSLSTDISNLNSLAYVNVGVNSLEGNMPNTLNRLCNLIELDLGNNKFSGEISGTFGNSSTCIKNSLENLSLLNNSFSGSIPDNFGQFKRLKVLYLSENSFWGSIPVSIGQLYNLERLSFRQNSLHGEVSELHLLNMRSLIELSMDGNDRPQRTKRVPKKYLS comes from the coding sequence ATGGGAACATCAACTGCCAATGTTGTTGAGATTCTTGCCTTGCTCATTCTGCTTCAAAGCGTTTCCTCCATCTGCAATGGAGATAATTTCAATGGAAGCTGTATCAAGACTGAAAGAGAAGCTCTTGTGAAGTTCAAGTCAAGCCTCCTCAACAATTCAAACTCGTTGCCTTCATGGGTGGGGGATGATTGCTGCAGATGGCACGGAGTCACTTGCGATGACATAACCGGTCATGTAGTTAAGCTCGTTCTTTCTCGGGCGTCTGAGCTCGTTCTTTCTCAGGCGTCCATCATGGGAAACATTTCCCTTCATCTTGGAAATCTTTCAAAATTGCAGAATCTTGATCTCAGTTTGAATCCTTCATTGGCAATCAACAGCCTCCATTTTCCATCTTCTTTGAAATACTTGAACTTGTCGTTTGTGCTCCTGGACAAGTGTGACAATTGGTTGCAGTCAATAAACATGCTTCCTTCTTTACTAGAATTAGAATTGTGGAATTGTGAGCTTTCCATCATTGGTGATGTTTCACATGTCAATTTTACATCTCTTGAGGTTCTCAGACTTGATTGGAACAACTTCCATTCCACAATCCCTAGCTGGTTATATAATAttaccaaacttcaaaatcttgatCTGTATTCTAGTGCTTTCCGAGGGTCTCTTTCAACTGATATCAGTAATCTTAATTCTCTTGCTTATGTTAATGTGGGTGTTAATTCTTTGGAAGGCAACATGCCCAACACGTTGAACAGGCTTTGCAATTTGATTGAGCTAGACTTGGGTAACAACAAGTTCAGCGGTGAGATTTCTGGAACTTTTGGCAACTCATCCACTTGCATCAAGAACAGTTTAGAGAATCTGTCTCTTTTAAACAATTCCTTTTCTGGTAGTATTCCAGATAATTTTGGACAATTTAAACGCCTGAAAGTTCTTTATCTTTCTGAAAACTCTTTCTGGGGTTCAATCCCTGTATCCATTGGACAGCTTTACAACCTTGAAAGACTAAGTTTCAGACAGAATTCATTGCATGGGGAGGTTTCTGAACTTCACTTGTTAAACATGAGAAGCTTGATTGAGTTGAGTATGGATGGGAATGATAGACCTCAAAGGACTAAGAGAGTGCCCAAGAAATATTTAAGTTGA
- the LOC110623150 gene encoding receptor-like protein EIX2 produces the protein MGTSTANVVEILALLILLQSVSSFCNGDNFNGSCIKTEREALVKFKSSLLNNSNSLPSWVGDDCCRWDGVTCDDINGHVVKLVLSRASIMGNISLHLGNLSNLHYLDLSLNRSLAIHSLHFPSSLKYLYLSYVVLDKCDNWLQSINMLPSLLELELRNCELSIIGDVSHVNFTSLEVLDLGLNNFHSTIPSWLYNITNLRRLDLYSGAFRGSLSTDISNLKSLASLSAGFNSLEGNIPNTLNGLCNLIELHLGYNKFGGEISGTFGNSSGCIKNSLENLILSNNSFSGSIPDNLGQFKRLKVLYLSENSFWGSIPVSIGQLYNLERLGFSQNSLQGEVSELHLLNLRSLIALSMDGNSLVFDIDPEWIPPFQLDRIGLSSCEVGPSFPQWLKTQKSIRFLQMSNASISGNIPDWFENISSNIVGLDLSYNQLFGTLPTFRKQNTTYGNEYRIILLKSNQFDGFLTCSHFDATILDISNNLLLGHIPQNLSEMMPSLQLLSLSNNYLNGTVPATLCRSGSLQILDLSNNHLSGRIPSCWGNLPSLTVIDFSSNMLSGDVPMSFGSQESLVSLHLQNNTLQGKIPMSLRNLESLETLDLSMNAFDGFIPSWIGESLSSLKVLSIHSNKFEGEIPLQLCYLASLRILNLKGHWDYYTEDQPLGFVTASYGENVQVYVKGIELEYTRTLRFMYSIDLSGNNFVGEIPQELMNLSGLQILNLSTNKFHLNLSFNHLSGRIPKGNQLQTLDDKSIYIGNDGLCGPPLNNCSDDADELPKGHEKGGTKRKNDSEMVWFYSGMGMGFAAGFVGVCSILYFNDSWRCAWFGLVDRVYNKLWVTIAIKANQVKRKFLRNKLEGNA, from the exons ATGGGAACATCAACTGCCAATGTTGTTGAGATTCTTGCCTTGCTCATTCTACTTCAAAGCGTTTCCTCCTTCTGCAATGGAGATAATTTCAATGGAAGCTGTATCAAGACTGAAAGAGAAGCTCTTGTGAAGTTCAAGTCAAGCCTCCTCAACAATTCAAACTCGTTGCCTTCATGGGTGGGAGATGACTGCTGCAGATGGGACGGAGTCACTTGCGATGACATAAACGGTCATGTAGTTAAGCTCGTTCTTTCTCGGGCGTCCATCATGGGAAACATTTCCCTTCATCTTGGAAATCTTTCAAACTTGCACTATCTTGATCTCAGTTTGAATCGTTCATTGGCAATCCACAGCCTCCATTTTCCATCTTCTTTGAAATACTTGTACTTGTCGTACGTGGTCCTGGACAAGTGTGACAATTGGTTGCAGTCAATAAACATGCTTCCTTCTTTACTAGAATTAGAATTGAGGAATTGTGAGCTTTCCATCATTGGTGATGTTTCACATGTCAATTTTACATCTCTTGAGGTTCTCGACCTTGGATTGAACAACTTCCATTCCACAATCCCAAGCTGGTTATATAATATCACCAACCTTCGACGTCTTGATCTGTATTCTGGTGCTTTCCGAGGTTCTCTTTCAACTGATATCAGTAATCTTAAGTCTCTTGCTTCCCTTAGTGCGGGTTTTAATTCTTTGGAAGGCAACATACCCAACACGTTGAACGGGCTTTGCAATTTGATTGAGCTACACTTGGGTTACAACAAGTTCGGCGGTGAGATTTCCGGAACTTTTGGCAACTCATCCGGTTGCATCAAGAATAGTTTAGAAAATCTGATTCTTTCAAACAATTCCTTTTCTGGTAGTATTCCAGATAATTTGGGACAATTTAAACGCCTGAAAGTTCTTTATCTTTCTGAAAACTCTTTCTGGGGTTCAATCCCTGTATCCATTGGACAGCTTTACAACCTTGAAAGACTAGGTTTCAGTCAGAATTCATTGCAGGGGGAGGTTTCTGAACTTCACTTGTTAAACCTCAGAAGCTTGATTGCGTTGAGTATGGATGGGAATTCTTTAGTTTTTGATATAGATCCCGAATGGATACCTCCTTTTCAACTTGACCGGATTGGTTTATCATCTTGTGAAGTAGGGCCTTCGTTTCCACAGTGGCTCAAAACACAAAAGAGCATTAGATTTTTACAAatgtctaatgcaagcatctcaGGTAACATCCCTGACTGGTTTGAAAATATTTCTTCCAATATTGTAGGATTGGATTTATCTTATAATCAGTTGTTTGGGACCTTGCCaactttcagaaaacagaacaCAACTTATGGTAACGAATATAGGATCATACTGTTGAAATCTAACCAGTTTGATGGTTTTTTAACCTGTTCTCATTTTGATGCAACCATATTGGATATCTCCAACAACTTGCTCCTCGGCCATATTCCCCAGAATCTCAGTGAAATGATGCCAAGTCTGCAACTCTTATCCCTCTCCAACAACTACTTGAATGGTACCGTTCCAGCTACTTTATGCAGGAGTGGATCTTTACAAATTCTTGATCTTTCGAATAATCATCTATCAGGAAGAATACCTTCATGTTGGGGAAATTTGCCAAGTTTAACTGTGATTGATTTTTCAAGTAATATGCTGAGTGGTGATGTTCCAATGTCCTTCGGTTCTCAAGAGTCGCTTGTTTCCCTGCATCTGCAAAACAATACTCTGCAAGGAAAGATCCCAATGTCATTAAGGAATCTAGAATCCTTGGAGACTCTTGATCTTAGCATGAATGCTTTTGATGGTTTTATTCCTTCATGGATAGGTGAGAGCCTATCTTCTCTGAAAGTACTGAGTATTCACTCTAATAAATTTGAAGGTGAGATTCCTCTGCAGCTTTGCTACCTTGCTTCTCTTCGCATATTGAACTTG AAAGGGCATTGGGACTATTACACTGAAGATCAACCCTTGGGTTTTGTAACAGCTAGCTATGGTGAGAATGTGCAGGTTTATGTCAAAGGAATAGAGCTTGAATATACTAGAACACTTCGATTTATGTATTCCATTGACCTTTCAGGAAATAACTTTGTTGGAGAAATTCCCCAGGAGTTGATGAATCTTTCAGGTCTACAGATCCTGAATCTATCTACAAACAAATT TCACTTGAATTTGTCATTCAATCACTTATCTGGACGAATTCCAAAGGGAAACCAACTTCAGACTTTGGATGACAAATCCATCTACATCGGCAACGATGGACTTTGTGGACCTCCATTGAATAACTGTTCAGATGATGCAGATGAATTGCCTAAAGGTCATGAAAAAGGTGGCACTAAGAGGAAAAATGACTCTGAAATGGTTTGGTTCTACAGTGGTATGGGAATGGGATTTGCGGCTGGATTTGTTGGAGTTTGTAGCATCTTGTACTTCAACGACTCATGGAGGTGTGCTTGGTTTGGGTTAGTTGACAGAGTCTACAACAAGCTTTGGGTAACAATTGCAATCAAGGCAAATCAAGTGAAGAGAAAGTTTCTCAGAAACAAATTAGAAGGAAATGCATGA